The Macaca fascicularis isolate 582-1 chromosome 11, T2T-MFA8v1.1 genomic sequence AAATGGGTTGCCCTCTATAAGGCTGGGGTACAGGGTATTTATGGACTAGGAAGGGGAAGGAATGTGCTTAGCCCATgggctgtcttggagaacttgTGACTAAGCTTGGCTCAGGGCCTTGGCCtgggaccaatcagaggctgaagtgatgATTCATAAGAGGCTGTGATGATTCAGCTTGCTCTGGGACCTATCAGGAGATGAAGTGAAAGCTTGGCCCAGGACTTTGGCCCATGACCAATCAGGAGCTGAAGCGATGATTCGTAGAGGCCAGGCTCACAGTCCAAAAATGTCTGTTTCTATgccagtgttttttttcttttttttctttttttttcttttttttctttgatgtagGCACATATCGCAATAATCTTccttcttagtactgcttttgggTTTACAGATAGGCTTATGTGCTTCTCTTCATAGCAGCAAGATCCCCTAGCCTCAGGCAGGTCCAAAGATGCTGTCCAGGAGTCAGGGACCAGAGTCCAAAATTTTGGAAATTTACCTTGCATTCTGTTTTACTGCTGCTAAGCTAGCACTCAGGCCAGGAGATGCAATTCTTCCCATTCTAATCTTCCCTTTTCATATGCAGAGGCACCTTACCCCATGGCCACCATCACCACAGGCCTTTGGGAATACTCTCAGGCTACCATCGATGTTCACTTAAGGACCAAGGGCTCTTCATTCAGCCtatggtgaataatgctgccTGATCTAGGACTCACCTTTCATAGTGGTGGGCTCCCCCTCTGGCCCagagcaggtccagaaatgctgtccaagagccagGGCCTGGAATTGGGGACCCCAATAGCCCACTTCCTGTTATACCCCTCTGTGGCTGACCTGGTACCTAAGGttcaagacaaagtcccctttactttttctctctgcttttctcaggcAGGAGAGTCTCTGACCATACCCACCACAGCTAGGAATGTGTTGGGTCTCACTTGAAACCAGCACATCTCAGAGTCTCACTCAAGGCCCACACCATACTACCTGGATATCACTGCAGGTTATTCAAGGCCCAAgtgctctttagtcagcaggtgattgGTTCTTCCATGACTTGGCTCTTCCCTTCAATGCAGTAGGTTTCCTTCCAGATCAGTGTGtctctagaaatgtcatctgggagctagagTCTGGAATCAGGGCTTCATGATTctgaccagtgccctatcctactgAGGCACAGCCACCCACACAGTGAATCATGTCTGCCTGGCactcccctctgctccttctACCTGACCTTCCTTTCCTAGCTGATGGTCTACTGTGAACCACCTAGGCAGGACTGCTTATCTGCAGTTCCCACGTTAAACGGTGTCTGGTGAAATCAGAGATAGCAATCCCAGTAACACAGCTGGATCTGTAGAGCCAAACAACTACTCTCTAACGCATAAAATCCATAAAGCACAGCTAGAACTCTTCTGCTTCCCACACAGAGAAGAATTGCTAACTCATAATATATttcaccttcaaaatatatccataattatgaaagaaaatattaattttttggtCACCTTGCCAAAGTAAAGTTATCCATAACAAACACCATTGATTAGAAAATACTCCTGTAATACTACCTCCAACACTTCAGAAGAGCCAGACCAGATCTTCATCTGCACAGCACATGATCCACTCATCCACAATGGTCAAGAGGCCTGTTTTTAAGATTTCCAGTCACATTCCCCTGACCCTGTCATACTTACAACCAAGCTATCCTCAAATTATCACTAGCCCtgtacaaaaatgtaaaaaaaatacaagaccTACACAAGGCCTGTAATGAAAAGTGGCAGCCGGTGATACTGATTGATCTAGCTGTTCCATGAAAATATAAGTGGAAAACCACTAGATAGAATAGAAAAATCAGCAGATGAAGATTGAGTAACCAATACAGGACCCTACAAAACCTTTTGGAAACACAGTATCTTGgtgccaaattttaaaaacaaaaatgaagaaagcaagtgAAGAAAAGTATAGAACCttgtttagaaaattaaataaagattTCTACCAGAACGCATGAAGAAAGCAGCCAGATATAAAACATAGGCATAGAGAGGATTGATTCACAATATAACGCATCAACAAGTAAGGTTCAGCACAAGAGTGAAGAAGAATGAGTATAATAATATTACAGAGAAAATAATCTTTGGTGAAGGCAATCTGAGAAGCAAATAGCATGGaaactaattaaaaaatagaaaatcaatgcAATACTTGAGGCTTTCAACAGACTATGATACTATCTAATTAGATTGTATTATTGTGTCCACTCAATAATCAGTCAGCgtgattaaaatatttagtacAAGAAGTAAGATCTAAACTGAATCTTACAGAACAttctagaaaagagaaagacCATGGAAGAAGTCTTAGGGACATAAAATAGCATGGCTTGTTCAAGGAACTGTGTATTCACACTATTCTGTGCGGAAATCTAATGGTGCTTTCTGTGGCCAGTTTTGCTTTACTAACCCCCAGGATATTAATAAAGATAGAATGTTTTAATATGTGTGTTCTACAACAATAAAGTATCTCTGGTTAGTGCTAGATTAGGAGAATCTTAATCTCTTTGGGCCAGAGTAGCCTGAGGGTAAACCATCTGTCATCCATGTGTGCCCAAGTGTGTTTTGTCCTCACACAACTCAACATTAAACAGAAATGATCTCTATATTATTATGAAATGAAGCTACATATCATCCACATAGGTATATATgccataaaaatggaatttatgcCATACAAATAGCTAGAGATATTAATCATTTTCACTTCCGACTATAGGATCACTGctgacacacatatataaatgtgaGCTCATGTGCACACAGACAACCAACGCAGGGGAAGGACCAAATAACTGTCTAACCcgattgaaaataaaatgatgaccAAACTTCAGCTGTAGCATTTGTGCTGATTGCTTGGATACTGTTCCTTCAGAAACTATGCTGAAGTCACAGGTTGTACCTAACCACATCCTACCACCACATCCTGCTGGGCTAAAGTCCCAAAAAGTAATAAGAGATGCATTCAACTTTATGAGAGGAAAGCAAAACCTAATCTTTCAAGTGGTGAGGTCCACCCAGTATGGAGTTCAAAGGTGCCATTGTTCTGCTCATGTTTATAAAGGGAGCTGCCATGTTTCTCTCAGCACAGAGTTGGGAGCAACTCCAGAGCCTCCTTCAAGATGCTGCTGGTCCTGCTGTCAGTAGTCCTGCTGGCTCTGAGCTCAGCTCAGAGCACAGATAatggtaaaaaaaatttttttttaaaaaggagatggGGAGTGGGATGACGGGCTGTGACTCTTCCTGGCCCTCAGGGGTTCACCCCACACCACTGCAGAGGAAGAgcaggatggaaggaaggaggttGAGAAGAAGGGTAAGGCTTCAGAGCTCTCATTCCAAGGATGACATCTGTTGTGCCCTCATTGCATCCCAAGGCCTGATACTTTATTTAATATACACTTGGAACCAAACAGAGAATTTCAATTAGAGGAATGACAAAGtaagatttgtatttttagaaagacCTGGCCGTGCTGTGAAGGATGCAATGGAGAATGCAAGACTGATCCAGGGAAGTCCAGCTGTGAAGATCCTACAGTAATCTCAGTGGACAGTGATGATAGTGTCCTTGCTGTACAGGGGATGCAACATCGATGAAAGAGATAAACAAACATCAGAGTACTTTCAGACATAGAGGACTGGAAGATAAATTTGTGTCTTTCTACATAGTGGTATAGAAATATCAGGTCCCCAAATTCCCATTTTTCTTCCAATcacatttaaaatttccatatgtTGCTGGCAGTACATGTACATGATTGTGTCCAAATATTTACTCCTCTTGGGGAAGCTTGTGAATATGATCAAAATATTTAGAGAAGGAATAAGGTAGAAGAACTAAAATATGACTTGAAAATACCCAGACCAGTTTGCCTAAATTAGCATTAGGGTTTGATGGATCCCAAGGATGACAAAAAGGGACTCTTCTATGTTGAGTTCATGGTTGATGCTCAGTGGTAGTAACAATCCTGCCTCCTCTAACATCTTCCTCCCCTTCCAGCAGCTTCACAGAAGATGGTTGACAAGGTAACTTAGGATGCACAGGGTGTGGCCAGAAGACCCCTTTCCCTATAGACCACTGTGAGCCCTGAAAGATTTATGAGGAAATGTTTACTTCATCCTGTACTTCTTTTCCTAGATGTGATCTCTGAAGACTTTACTCCCACCACACCAGGTAAATCCCAATGATCCTCaatccatttcttttctctttttttccactagaaattttaaagttttttcagtgtcttcttctcatcatttttttttttgtgaggagGTGGTAAGAGGGGTCAGGTATTGATTAATACTAGTGCCCCTAAAAATGTAGACAATTCTTACCCATCTTTGATTCTGGGGACCATGAGCCAGGCCACCAACTTGAATACAGAGATGCCTGGCTTTGAGGACATTAGGAGTGGGCAGGCTTTTTTCCCAGGCTAGAATGACTGCTGAGAGATGATGAACAAATGAGAAGTGTTCTCATTCTGACTCCTCCATCCTTaacttcttctttcttccccagtGTTCTCCTGCACAGTTATGTGGCTTTAGGGagtaaggcaaaacaaaacaaaacaaaaagacagtgcATGaatgtcttttctctgtgttgaCCCACTCAGCTGTGTCACTACAGATGATAAATACTTGCCACAGCTGTTTAGTGATCCTGTGCAAGCTTTCACAttgtctttctcttctgtcttttagTATTTCTCTACTTGGTAccaggagcctgggaaatcaGCTCTAGTTTCTGCATAGGGCTTAGGTGCCGAGAGATGGAGTCACAGTTTGTAAGTTATtacagcaaccaaaaaaaaaataaccagcaACATAACTGAAAGctataatatttttgcttttttttctgtccttggAGATACCCTCTGGCAACTCTAAGATATGCAAGAACCCCTCTTTTCAAATTTATGGAAACATACTTGTCACAGAAGCAAATAAATGAGACTTTCCATATCACTCTTACATGGATTAAGAGGACAGCTgcataaaaaggggaaaaaaaaaaacagtgggcACAAAGGAAGATGACAGTCAAGCGGCAGGTTTGGGGAGAACAGGGCTATGTGATAAGGTGAGAGAAGTATAAAGAGAGGAGAGCTTTTCTTCACTGAGCTCATGCATTCCTGTCCATTAATTACTCACACAGATGTAGAGGACTCAAGTCAGAGCCCAGATCAGGGACCCCAGAGACCTCCTCCTGAAGGACTCCTACCCAGACTCCCTGGTGATAGCTGTAACCAAGACGATGGTCCTCAGCAGAGACCACCACAACCAGGAGGCCATCACCGCTATCCTCTCCCACTTCCTTTTCAAAATCAACAACGACGACCCCAACGAACAGACCTTCACCGCGCTCTACCCCGACTTCCTCCTGTAAGGCTGGAGGAAGTACCAACATTCTTCCAGGGGGACAAACCGCCAAGACATCTCCAGGACCAGCCACGCTGGTAGTAATCTAGAATTCAACGACAGGTATGATTCCAGTTCATTCTCCATTAAATGCCCAAACTGTTACTGTTCTCAAACTTTACTGTGTTCACAAATCAATTGGAAATGTGTTGAAATTACATAATCCTGAACCCCATTTCTAAAGATTTGTATTCAGGTATTCTTGGATAAGGTTGCAAGTccttgtatttttaacaagcagTTCAAAGAATTCTTATCTTATGAAATATTGACCTCTCCAACTTTTTTCTTAAGATGACTTGTCTCCTTAAAATGAGTTGGTAATGAGGAAGTGGGGTGTGTTCTCCCTTTGGTGCTCTGCCTCCCATCTTTGAGTCTGCCCTCTCAGACCCAAGGACTCTCCATCTCAGGTTTCTCTCTGGTTTCCACCACAACACTCTTTGCTCAGTTCTGCCTCACACCAGCCTCTCAGGTCCAGCGTCCCTGCTAAATGATACTTGAACTTGATGCTTctatatcttatttaatttttaaaatacttattttgaaattagtacatcctcaaggaaaaaaaaatctaactgaaCAGAATGGTATGAAGCTAAATCTTAAAGTGATGCCTTATCCTACTTACCCACACCCCTCACCAAATGTCACCACCATTAATTTTTTGAACATCCTCCtggaaatatgtatatgtatataagcGTATGTCATTATTTTTCCCACAagtgatatattattttaaatgcagaTCTGTACTTgcttatttcaaataatatatgtCTTAGATAACTTTGTCATTTCACAGAGACATATAGATCTTCTTGGtgatttatttgtacatttttattttgttgttacaATTGTATACTACTCTCTTGTGTGACTGTACCATGATTTCTTCAATCAACCACTGTTAATTGAGATGTGGGTCTGTATTAGTTTTTCACTACTGTAGGTTCAAGTTGCAGTCATTTTCATAAATATAACCTTGAATGTTTTGAACAGTAGCCAAAACATAAACACCATaaaaataatctgttttcttAATCTTGAAAGCAATAATTTACTTTACTAATATCATCAAGGAATTAGATACATTTTGCTATGTTGTATCTTGTGTAtaaatttccttatttgtttgtttgtttcagaaaataaataagaagataaCTGCCTTCAGAAAGCCATTACATTGAAATAATGTGGTCATAACTCTTTCTTCAGTATACCAATAAAATACTAATAGCATGCAATTTCTGATTGTTGCTTCTCTTTGTGGGTGTTTCTGAGTCTGGAATTTAAGGGCCATTAATACAATCTAAGAATATCTGGGACTCCTGTTCACTGATGCTTCCATCAGGCTTCCCTCCTCCTTTATCTTAATAAAGCTAGCTGCCAAAGGGAAAGAGTTCCATTGCTCCTCTTCTGTCCTAGATTGCATAGCACAAATgcaaattcttaaaattattttcacatcttTCATTGCTATTCTTGTAACTTTAGGAAAACAAGGAATATATAACAAACGAGAGGGAGTTGCAGGTGCTGGGGAATTCTTAAAATTTCCACAACTATTAATCCTGGTTTCTAGGGGCATAAATGTAGTTCTAGATCTCTTGTCCATAAAACTTactattctcttttctcctcttttctcatTGCTCATTTCTCTTCCTCCCTAAGTCCTTCACCATTCTTTATAAAAACTTAAGTGGATTTCGTAAAAGGTGCAGCATAATGTATTTTAAAGGGCAAGAAATTTGAGTAAAACTCTGTTCTTGTTGTGAAAATTCCAGCAATATCAGTATTATTGTCAGATAACAGACTGCCAAATTTAACTCAAGATGCTGAGGGAAAGTTGAATAGAAAATAACCCTAAGGAGCAAAAGAATTTGATAGGTAACTATCTCCAAACACCTCTCATTATCACCTCCAATGTCATTGAATATAGGAAATTTTAATATctaaattttatcattaaaagcacataattcttatttaaatttgttaagtACAGGAAACAACAAGTTTCTGAATTTATTGTGAGTTTCATTAAACAACATATATAGGACAACAAGGATACACTGCTAGGGAAACTATTCAATagtacataaacaaatgaacaggATGCTAAAAGAATAATAAACCATGTTGAAAGAGGATGAGGACATTAAAGATGGTTCAGTATTAGAAAACTGGCCACACCATATCTGATTTTgatgatatttagatgagactttggatttagATTTTAAAGTGgatgctggaataagttaagaccTTGGGGATTTTGgagatgaaataaatgtatttagtaTGTGAGAAGACCATATATTTGGGGGAATGACCAGAGACAGAATGCtctagtttgaatgtttgtgtctctacaaaataaatttatgttgaaatttaattcccTATGTTGGTACTTAATTCCCtatgcaatagtattaagagatggagtctttggGGGAAGTGACTAAGTCATGTGGACTCTACTTTCATGAATGGGATCAATTTCCCTACAAATAGAGGCTCCCAAAGGCTGCTGAACTGTTCCATCTCTTTTGACATGTAAGGACTCAATGTTCATCCTTCTTTCACACTTCTGCCTCATGAGAGAGAAACCAGGAGAAATTGTCTGTTTGGAAAGGGCCCTCACTCAACCCCGAATCTGGTACCATCTCAGTCTTCAACTTTCCAGAATCCAGagctatgagaaatacatttgtattatttataaattatccaagaTAAGATATTTTGTTAATAGCAGCTTGAATTGGCTAAGGCAGAGGGCTACGTACAAGAATTAAATgtgtaatgtatataaaatgtatataaaattaaccTACATGATGTATACAAAATTACATGATTTAATTATTGTAAAATGcaacatgtatataaaattacCCTACATGATATACAACAAAAGTtcaatacatttgtttatttattcttttattagaaAAGACTCGTTTTGTTCCTTCTTTCGAATAATGAATTATCTTCTAGTAATAAATTATCTTTCTAATAATGAATTAACTTATAATAATGAATTAtctaaaaaatagattatttgaTAAACATTTGCTTTCTTTAGCATTAGAACCAttaaaaaaagcagcagaaaagtGGTCCAAAAGGTATATTGATGAACAAATGCACTGTGGTATATCATCAGGAGGCTGGTTAACACGAATAAAAACGAAGTCTCCTTCATTTCAATTCCAATGATTCTGCTCCTTAACATTTAATATTCAGCCTATTCTCTACCTATATAGAAAGTAATGCCACCTGTAAGTCTATTGTTGCTCAGATGTTAATCTGGGAAATAAAGCCCAGTTCCTCTTGAAAAGACAGATAATTTGGACAGAAATTCACCGACTGCTTTCTTACAGAAAGTAAACCAATGTCTGCTTCCAGAAAAATGGAGTAAATGTAGTTTGCCCTATTCCTTCTACTAAGAACAACTGTAAACCCTGAACATTATGTATAAAACATATGACAACTCAGACCTggagagaccaaggcagatgTGGTAGGGACTCAATAAATTGCATAGTGAAGAATTCTCTAaggttttttttcactttataatttGCAGACTTTTAGTTGAAAATGCCTTCAACATAGAAATACTAACAGGCACATATGAGAATTTCCCAACAAAGCCTATTATTTTAGCCAAAAGTCAAGGAAATAGTCTACCAAAGCAGAAAACGTTTAGACAGTAATCACTCTACCATAGCCAAATACCACAGAAAACACTATCACCTCAAGTGGAGAGCTTAGATCTTCAGATATTTACACCTGCCAGGCTGCGACAAGGTGTCCCAACCCTCCTCCAGAATAGCATCTCAGAATAGCAGAAGTTGGAACTTTTATCCCCAATTTGTGGTAATAAGCCCCTCATTCTCCCTCTACACCTTGATATGACTGGAGAGCAAATGGAGAGCTGGATCTACTCTAAAAGCAGCAATGAAGAAGCACCCTCCTTTCCATACCAGGTAGTGCTTGTGGAGGCCATGTGGGAAACAGTAACAAGGCACTTCTACCCCCTAGACAGGTTATCAGTGGAGGCCTAGTGGTGAGCCAGAACCCACCCTCCAGCCAGCAGTAATGAGGAAACTTCCCCTGCCTAGGTGCCCACAGAGATTGAGatgaaacatttatttctatCCCCTGGCAGGATTGCAGTgtccttccctcactcccttcctttGCTGGAGTAGTGTCTGAGGAAGCTAGCTAAGACAGAAGGGGTAAATAAGTTTTAGAGTCTCATAATACCTAAAATGTCCTGGTTCATTTAGAAATCATTTGGTATAccggccgggcggggtggctcaagcctgtaatcctagcactttgggaggccgagatgggcagatcacgaggtcaggagattgagatcatcctggctaa encodes the following:
- the PRR4 gene encoding proline-rich protein 4 — translated: MLLVLLSVVLLALSSAQSTDNDVISEDFTPTTPDVEDSSQSPDQGPQRPPPEGLLPRLPGDSCNQDDGPQQRPPQPGGHHRYPLPLPFQNQQRRPQRTDLHRALPRLPPVRLEEVPTFFQGDKPPRHLQDQPRW